From the genome of Glycine max cultivar Williams 82 chromosome 2, Glycine_max_v4.0, whole genome shotgun sequence, one region includes:
- the LOC100781471 gene encoding metalloendoproteinase 3-MMP, producing MSTSQQRYLLFAFTTLIVVFSFNTSPVSARLFPNVSSIPTWNSSHAPPGGAWNAYRNFTGCRPGKTYNGLSNLKNYFQYFGYISKALSKSSNFTDDFDDALEAAIKAYQKNFNLNITGELDDPTMNQIVKPRCGVADIINGTTTMNSGKSNTTDSPKFHSVAHYSFFDGQPRWPEGTQELTYAFDPDNALDDVSKTVFGNAFSRWSEVTTISFRETSSYAAADIRIGFYGGDHGDGEPFDGVLGTLAHAFSPTNGRFHLDSAEDWVASGDVTKASLSNAVDLESVAVHEIGHLLGLGHSSVEDAIMYPTITARTRKVELNEDDILGIQVLYGSNPNFTGTPATSSRQSDTSDGGVRHVGVTGAVLFTFLLFFFVFGLHV from the coding sequence ATGAGCACTTCTCAACAACGTTATCTCCTCTTCGCTTTCACAACGTTAATAGTTGTCTTCAGCTTCAACACTTCACCAGTCTCAGCTCGTTTATTCCCCAACGTGTCTTCCATCCCAACCTGGAACTCCTCCCACGCGCCACCGGGTGGCGCGTGGAATGCTTATCGCAACTTCACCGGATGCCGCCCGGGAAAAACATATAACGGACTTTCAAATCTGAAAAACTACTTTCAGTATTTTGGCTATATCTCGAAAGCGTTGTCGAAGTCATCCAACTTCACGGATGACTTTGACGACGCGCTCGAGGCAGCCATCAAAGCCTACCAGAAGAACTTCAACCTCAACATCACGGGCGAGCTTGACGACCCTACGATGAATCAAATCGTCAAGCCACGCTGTGGCGTGGCTGACATCATCAACGGAACCACAACAATGAACTCCGGGAAGTCAAACACCACTGATTCACCGAAGTTTCACTCGGTGGCTCATTATTCATTCTTCGACGGCCAGCCGCGGTGGCCGGAGGGAACGCAAGAACTAACCTACGCCTTCGATCCGGACAACGCTCTCGACGACGTGAGTAAGACCGTGTTTGGCAACGCGTTTAGCAGATGGTCTGAGGTGACCACAATTTCTTTCCGCGAAACGTCGTCGTACGCGGCTGCGGACATAAGAATAGGGTTTTACGGTGGGGACCACGGGGACGGTGAGCCTTTCGACGGCGTGTTGGGCACGTTGGCACACGCGTTCTCGCCGACGAACGGGAGGTTCCATCTCGACTCGGCGGAGGACTGGGTGGCCTCCGGCGACGTGACAAAGGCGTCGCTGTCGAACGCGGTGGACCTTGAATCCGTCGCGGTGCATGAGATTGGGCACTTGCTAGGGTTAGGGCACTCTTCCGTCGAAGATGCTATTATGTACCCTACGATAACCGCGAGAACAAGGAAGGTGGAGCTCAATGAAGATGATATTCTAGGGATTCAGGTTCTCTACGGTTCCAACCCTAACTTCACGGGAACTCCTGCTACGTCTTCGCGACAGAGCGACACGAGCGACGGTGGTGTTAGGCACGTGGGAGTCACGGGCGCTGTGCTTTTCACCTTCCTTTTGTTCTTCTTCGTGTTTGGATTGCACGTGTGA
- the LOC100805716 gene encoding metalloendoproteinase 5-MMP: protein MKPYLRSIFLLFLILLDQSISASAFFNGLLNIEKWPFSEKSLKWGKVGKETIDSINDYLKKELESPPALPKQINIEVEGLSVVKYYLSDYGYIESSGPFNNIFDQETMSAIKTYQEFSNLPVTGVPNKQLKQQMLSLRCGVPDVNIDYNFTDDNTSYPKAGHRWFPNRNLTYGFLPKNQIPDNMTKVFRDSFARWAQASGTLSLTETTYDNADIQVGFYNFTALSIEVQVYGGSLIFLQPDSSKKGVVLMDGNMGWLLPSENASLSKDDRVLDLETVAMHQIGHLLGLDHSPKEDSVMYPYILSSQSQQRKVQLSDSDKANIHLQFANSASHGGCLDVLLVTTFSLGFAYLLLLLY from the coding sequence ATGAAACCGTACCTACGTTCAATATTCCTATTATTCCTTATCCTTCTCGACCAATCCATTTCGGCGAGTGCTTTTTTTAATGGATTGCTAAACATTGAAAAGTGGCCCTTTAGCGAGAAAAGTTTGAAGTGGGGAAAGGTAGGGAAGGAGACGATAGATAGTATCAAtgactatttaaaaaaagagcTTGAGTCCCCTCCCGCACTACCGAAGCAAATCAATATTGAAGTTGAAGGCCTGTCTGTCGTCAAGTATTACTTATCTGACTACGGCTACATTGAATCCTCTGGGCCATTTAACAATATTTTCGACCAGGAAACAATGTCAGCCATTAAGACCTACCAGGAATTTTCCAATCTTCCAGTTACCGGCGTTCCGAACAAACAGCTTAAGCAGCAAATGTTGTCCCTACGATGCGGTGTCCCCGACGTTAACATCGACTACAACTTCACCGACGACAACACTTCCTATCCCAAAGCCGGACACCGCTGGTTCCCAAACAGAAACCTCACATACGGTTTTCTTCCCAAAAACCAAATCCCAGACAACATGACTAAGGTGTTCAGAGATTCCTTTGCCCGGTGGGCCCAAGCCTCGGGAACTTTGAGTCTCACGGAGACAACCTACGACAACGCCGACATCCAGGTAGGGTTCTACAACTTCACTGCCTTGAGCATTGAAGTGCAGGTGTATGGTGGCAGCCTTATATTTTTGCAACCGGATTCTAGTAAGAAAGGGGTGGTACTTATGGACGGTAACATGGGCTGGTTACTTCCAAGTGAAAACGCCTCACTGTCTAAAGATGATAGAGTTTTGGACTTGGAGACTGTGGCGATGCACCAGATAGGGCATCTACTTGGACTTGATCACTCTCCCAAAGAGGACTCTGTTATGTATCCTTACATATTGTCATCACAGTCACAGCAACGAAAGGTGCAGCTTTCCGATTCTGACAAGGCCAACATTCACCTTCAGTTTGCTAACTCTGCAAGCCACGGTGGGTGCTTGGACGTGCTTTTAGTTACTACTTTCTCTCTTGGATTTGCTTACTTACTGCTCCTTTTGTATTAG
- the LOC100782021 gene encoding metalloendoproteinase 2-MMP, with protein MTSRALRSFLFLLTLSFLFVDVSVSISFVPAAVGVIARQIPSWLRLIRASKFFSNMLNKFKSFFNMFKELKLGNIAKGVSNVKQYLDLFGYLNSTLHSNFSDDFTLDLQSAIIKYQKNFNLNVTGQIDRKTYNIISQQRCGVPDIINGTTTMSMGNSNTTPFTPWWKAGKKVLSYAVHPQNNVSDSVKVLFREAFDRWSKVTLVNFTETASFNESDVRITFLELDGKGGTVGGADRNYSLGVGSVYLDSEEEWVVRGENEEGDVDLESVVMHMIGHLLGLGHSSVEEAVMYPIVLPEKKTELSYDDLQRIHQIYHVK; from the coding sequence ATGACATCAAGAGCACTAAGAAGCTTTCTCTTCCTTTTAACATTATCTTTTCTATTTGTAGACGTATCTGTATCAATATCTTTTGTACCAGCAGCCGTTGGAGTAATAGCCAGACAAATCCCGTCGTGGCTTAGACTTATCAGAGCaagtaaatttttttccaaCATGTTGAATAAATTCAAGTCATTCTTCAATATGTTCAAGGAACTAAAGCTCGGAAACATAGCCAAAGGGGTGTCTAATGTGAAACAATATTTAGACCTCTTCGGATACTTAAACTCTACGTTACATTCAAATTTCAGTGACGATTTCACCCTCGATCTCCAATCCGCAATAATCAAGTACCAGAAAAATTTCAATCTCAACGTCACGGGGCAAATAGACAGGAAAACATATAACATCATATCACAACAACGATGCGGTGTTCCCGACATCATCAACGGCACCACCACGATGAGCATGGGCAACTCCAACACGACGCCGTTTACGCCGTGGTGGAAAGCAGGGAAGAAAGTACTGAGCTATGCTGTTCACCCTCAGAACAACGTCTCTGACAGCGTCAAGGTGTTGTTCCGAGAAGCCTTCGACCGGTGGTCGAAGGTTACGTTGGTTAACTTCACGGAGACGGCGTCGTTTAATGAATCGGATGTTAGGATAACGTTTCTGGAGTTGGATGGAAAAGGTGGAACGGTGGGAGGTGCCGATAGAAACTATAGTTTGGGTGTTGGGAGCGTGTATTTGGACTCGGAGGAGGAGTGGGTGGTGCGTGGTGAGAACGAGGAGGGTGACGTGGACTTGGAATCTGTGGTGATGCACATGATTGGTCACTTGCTAGGGTTAGGGCATTCTTCTGTGGAAGAAGCTGTTATGTACCCGATCGTGTTGCCGGAAAAGAAGACGGAGTTGTCGTACGATGACTTGCAGAGGATTCACCAAATATATCACgtgaaataa